The segment GTAGGATGAGTGGTAACATCACAGGAATTCTGGAATTGAGACTGCTTGGTTTTTCTGGTTCACAAGATTTCCGCCACATGCTCTTTTCCATATTCTTCCTCCTATATATGGTGATAATATTTGGGAATTCAGTCATCATTATTATGGTGTGCGTGAATTGTCATCTCCACTCTCCCATGTATTTCTTTCTCAGTAACCTCTCTGCTATGGAGATTTTCATCACAACGGTTGTTATTCCTACTATGTTGGAGGGGTTATTGAGCACTCAGATTCAAACAATGTCCTTTGGTGCATGTATAGCTCAACTCTACCTttatctttctgtggggacatcAGAGTTTGTGTTGTTGGCAGCAATGGCTGTAGATCGATATGTAGCTATCTGTAATCCCTTGAGGTACAGTCTCATCATGAATCATCATGTCTGCCTCTGGATGGCTATCACATGCTGGGCATTTGGATTTCTGTTCCAAATCTGGCCAATTGTTGCAACATATCATCTTTATTTCTGTGGGCCAAATACATTGAATCATTTTTACTGTGAGAGAGGCCAGCTGCTCAAACTCACTTGTGGAGACAGTAGATTTCAGCAGTTCATCCTTTTTCTGATGGCAGCTTTCATTCTTTTTGGCACTATGCTTCCAACCATCATCTCCTACATCTACATCATCTGTACCATCCTGAAGATCCCTTCTGCTTCTGGTCAGAAGAAGGCCTTCTCCACCTGTGCCTCTCACTTCACTGTGGTGGTAATAGGCTACGGCACCTGCCTGTTTCTCTATGTGAAGCCCAAGCAGACCCAGGCAGCTGAGTATAACAAGatgatttctctgatgacatcagTGGTAACTCCACTGCTGAACCCCTTCATCTTCACTCTGAGGAATGACCAAGTCAAACAGGTTCTCACAGATGGGTTAAAACAATTAAGTCATTTCTTAAAAAAGTAGATGTTTCCAGGGCAGGGTCCCATGGCAACAATTCACATTGGCATAAACATTAACACTGAAAAAAGTCTTCAAGCAGGTAAAGCTTGCACAAGCCAAAatgtataaaactgtatataaaaatgtcattaatttcttattattaataCTTGATTAAAGTAGCACATTATAGGGCTGTCGCtttcttgctgtttttctttgtgtATTAGATGAcaatatgcattttatttcatctcttttccttAAGAAATAGTGTGGTGTAGTAGGGgaaaagggcactggatttgggtGCTGAGCAGCTATATTCCAAAcacagctctgtcacttactacttgtctgactttgggcaaatgattaacctctcagggcctcagttacctcatttgtaaaatggaaagtttttttttcctagctctaaatctaagactTCCTTCAATGCAGTCTTGAACATCCAAAAATAGTGTGGAGAAATGGAACTAGTACTGAATTTGGACacttgggacaagtcacttaatctctctgagactgaactgtttcctttatgaaatgggaataaaatatgTCATTTGTACCTAttctgtggtggagcattccgagcttgtattattctgatcagccacagttggacacactgcaacttgactctaacatagggatgtcattttggtcctctttgagaatgaagggcaacagACAAAGGTCCCTTGTCCGTATTTTTGGGGAACCagactatgatttcattggtattgagAATTCTTAGTGAGAAAcgtccctctaccaatgcaagttgacATCTACTCCTAAACTTAGAGTCTTAAGGAGTTTCTTGGAGAACTGAGTGATTCCTAGGTCACAAAGACAGTACACGTAAGAGACAGgatgtgaacttaggtctttATTATTCTAACATCAGCTATCTAAGTCAAACCACCTCTTTACATATAAAAGccatttaaaatatatgttgaatttaatGATCGAAAATTTTATAACTTAAAAGGACATTTAAAATATAAGTAGTTATTCCACCCTAAGATAGAAAGTATGGTGCATGGATCACTATGTCTGTTCTTGGTTACCTGTATTGTCAAGTTCTGGTTGCTTATTATTATTTGAACTATCACTGTCCAAGGTCTTAAAGCTGTCACTTTGAAAATATAGTCTGATTTTCAGGGGTCAGAGCAATGCCTCAGGTCAGAACCAGGGAGGTGAACCAGAATAAGAGTCTTCTCAGAGTAGGGAAACTTATAGAAAGCAAAATAGTCAGGTAAATGGACAATAGTGATAATAGCTGCTATCAAAAGTATGGATgatgattaaaaatattttttatattttatttcatctcaCACTGCTAAATTTGTGAGATAGGTAGTACAGCTATCAGCAGTCCCTTTTTATAGAAGAGTAAAGAGATATCAGAAccttaagtgactagtccaggagCATACCATTGGTAAATAACTgaaccaggatttgaaaccaggtcatcTGTCTCCAAgttcagtcctctttccactgttTCACAATTGTGAGGAAGATGGATGTCAGTTATAGGCCAAAGCAAGGTAGGAGATGGAAAAGTTGAGTAAGCAGTCAGAAGCCAGGAGAATTACAGGAACTGAAAGAGCAAGGCAAAACAAGTAGGGGAGAATGTGAGCTTGGAAGTGCAACCAACAAAGATGGGCCTTGGCAACTTAGGCAAAGGTTTCTTCCATCAGAAATTATTTATACTTCCTTTCAGGGAGGTGACCAATCCACAAGCAAGGCAGAATAGGACTTACAGAGGAGGTAAGGAGAAGAACTTGTCCAGAGTGGGGAACAAGAAGGCCAAGGaagtaggagtcaggagacctggattcaagaacTAGTTTTACGATTAACTCACTGAATGATCTTGAAGAAATCACTTCTTGGGAAAGACACACTGTATCCAACTTGTTcatgtataatatattaataaaaaactagcatttatgtagtgttgtAAGGTTTAAAATATGCTttctatatgttatctcatttaagtctcataacagccctgggagcTAGGTGTTGTTATTACCACCATCTAatggatgagtaaactgaggctaagagagtgacttgctcagagtcatacagctaatgaatatctgaagttggatttgaccTCATAGTtttatgactccaagtccagcactcttgtTCAGGACATGGCCAGGATTACGCAACTGGCAAATGACTAAAGCCAGTATTTGACCCACAGCGCACCTAGCAGGCCTTCTAGATTGATCACACCTAAGGACCACATTCTGACCTTTAATTAAAACAAGAGAAGCATTGTTGATTTTATTGACAACCTCTTGAATTGTTCCGGCTCCTTCTGTGTTATTTTGGGCATCCATCCCCTGGTTTCAAACTTGAGTTTTCCCTCTATTCACTCTCAGATTTCCAGTTCTTATCCACAACTACCTACTTGAAACTATATTGGAGACCTGGATCCCAATGTTAACATTCACCCACCTCTTCTTATGTCATGTTTGGTCCTCTTCCTGGACACAAATCAATAAACTGGAAAGACATTAAGCCAATTATCAATACCTGTGATGTTAGATCTGAcaatgaagtaaaaaacaaaggCAGAGATCAAAGCTGAGTCAAAGTAGCTGCAGTGCCAGCACACAGGAAAAATTAAGATTACTATTAGGTCAACAAGATACCTTTGCTCTTTGTCTCTATTTGGAGATGGCACCAGTCTGGACCCTTTGGTGAAGTCTAGAAGGCAGACTAATCATTTGACTGAGCAAAAATTTATTTGGCTGCCACTATGTCATTGTAGGAAAGAAGCTAATGAAGGTAAGACATGTCTATGTGAATCAGAAAACTATACAAGATGAATATGTATTGAAATTGTACAAGATAAATGTGTTGTCATGAATTGTGTgacatagaaaataaatgttattgaacAAAAGTGATAGTAAAGTTGAGTTGGATGAAATTATTCAGGAAAAGGTTCATGGAAGACAAGAAAGTTTGAGAtaagactggaagagagagtaagaagtgaacagagagagaaggatgaggagaaaATGCAGAACTCTAACTAGAGCCAGATAACCAGGGTTTTTTCTAGGGCACTGCCATCTTAGGGACATGAGTTTATTAGGTGTTCTTCCAGTTGTTCCCATATTCCATGATCCTCCACCATCCTCTTTTACCTTTCAAGGGAACTGGGACACACACTTTGAGTTCTCTTGCCATGATATACTGACCATGTCCCAAGGTTGTGCCCTCTACatgctttctctcttcctgtGACTTTTCCCAGGGATTTTTATgtatgtgagaaagagagagcagagagGTCAGGGGTTGAGTATTATCAGTCATGTCACTGGGGTACAAAGTCCGTGGTATGAGTTGCCCTTTTTACTACCACAACTATGTCCTATGTATGACATGTCATTGCTGGGCCTAGGAATCAATGACTTGGCTTTCATAGGAGATATTTGGAATCAGTGTTGATGTCAGTATATTATGGCTGAGATAGGATCCCAAGACTTTTCTATACCTTATTTTGTAtaataaatctggaaaagtaGGCCTTTTAATACTTTtaactttttaactttttaatacTATTAACTTTTAATACTTGTTGTTAAGAACTGGAAAGCAAGGGAGTGCTTGTGAATtagagaatagctaaacaaattatggtacataaatgtaataggatactattgtgacataagaaattatcaaaaggacagtttcagagaagcctgggaggACTTGTAGGacctaatgcagagtgaagcgaAGGGAtgcagaagaacaatttatacaatagtaacaacacttaaaaacaaacaactttgaaatatctGCACACTCCAATCAGGacaatgaccaactatgattccagagTGCTAATGCTATCAGTTTCCTGACAGAGATGTGATGGTGCAGATTTAGGTATATATTTTTTCAACATGGACATTGTAGAATTTTTCTTGCTTGCCTATGAATATTGGTTAAAagggttttaattttctctttctttttttcattggttGAAGTAAGAAATGGGAAGCAAAAAAacctgatttttttcattaaaagtttaaaaaaaatagaaatgtagatTAGAGCCAGaatgtggagggctttaaatgtcaaagagagaGACTTATATTTGTCCCCAGAGGCTGTAAGGAGATTTGCTAATATAATTGTAAATATAATGCAAAGTTTAAGGAAGTTAATAGGCCAATTTGGTTGGAACATAGAGTATgagaaggggagtaatatgaaataagtttggaaaggtaCATAGGAAGAAGATTGCAGAGGAGCTTATATGTTAGACTAAGGAGTTTCTATTTGTGTCCTTGAATCAACAGTTACTGAGGATTTTTGAGCACTGTAGTAGCATGGCCGGACCTGTGAcagaggaagattattttggtgcCTTCAAGAAGGAAAGACATTGGACAGGAAAAACAGGCAGGTGGGGAACCCCTTAGTAGGCTGTTAAAATAGACAGTTTTGTCAAGAGGATCTAGGAACCTGACTTAGAAGAGTGatcatgaatgtaatgaaaaggatgaattttaTAGAAAATGTACCTCAGGGCTTTCCAGTTCATGAGAAGCAAGAGAAAGCTAGAGGATAAAAGAAAtaatggagcagctaggtggtgctatagCACATCACAGGCTGGGGCagaagtctggaagactcattttcctgaattcaaatctgaatgtcctcagaggcttactagctgtgtgaccctgggcaagtcacttaacccagcttgcatcagtttcctcatctgtaaaatgatctggaaaagtaAAAGGTAAATCACTCCAGCGTCTTTGCTAAGATAATCCCAAAGGGAGTCatcaagaatcagacatgactgcaaaaatgactgagcaatgaaaaaacaaataattgtTATAGTAAGGCAAAGAAAGGGAGGATGCTTTCTGAAATAAGTATAAGTATCAGAAATATACATGGGTAgtacctattttcttttttttaatttaaaattttcattttcagttccaaattctcctcttccACCcaataagaaggcaagaaatatcaTACCCATTGTGCATGTGAAGTCAAGCAAAATATTTAAGGGAGTACACAAACTCAACAAAAATTACTTTTCCCCCTTGAGTGTTACTCCATCTACTTGTTCCATTTTCTATGATGGTACTGTCAACAGCATCTTCTACAGGAGTTTCCTGTTTTAATTATCTTTGTGACCTTCTGAAAACTAAAAGTTTGTATGCATTCCAAACATGCTCCTTCCTTAAAATGTTGCTTATCTCTTGGTCCAGGATGGTATTTCTGAACATAGGTACTGCTACTTACTGAAGAAAAGCGAGGGATCTGAAGTAGGGGCAAGGCAAAAGGAATCAGAAAgaggacttttccttttttaagataCTTGAAAACTTTGGTCATAATTCTCTGCGATAATGCTGATGCTGCAGAAGTAGTATTAGTCCTTGTGGCATCCAAGCTCTGGAAAGAGTTGCTTAGACCTGGTTCCTCATCACCTCCTTTATACTTAGAAAGGAATTGTTAATGTCTACAGGATACTTCTGAGGGAGAGTGTCTTTGGTTATCTTAGTAGCATTTTTAACAgtgctatttttttcacttaagtaTATTTTCAATAAATATCTTGTTTCTCATTTGAAATGGAAGAGATTAGAAGCTACTGCCAGTGTCTACTCTGTACTTTTTCTCTTAGGAGCTAGCAGGTCTCTGTCTCTAAATAGTAAAGAATTTGTGAGATCTGGTTTTGACAATTTTATGatcttaatttaattttccaAAGTGATCAAAATTAAATgtatcatttaaattattttttaaacttcaaaaatGTAATTTGATGGGAGTTAAGaccagaggaaactgaagcatctCTAGATTGGATTGCCATCTGGTGGCTGATACAGATACTATACACTGAGTAACTAACTATTCCAGCCTCCCACTACCATTATCTAATTTTTAGTGCCAATGTAAATAAAGTAGATGCTTCTTGAGATGGGCAGTTCCAGGGGATTGAACCATAAGATTTCTGAGGACCTTTCAAgctctacatctacatctatgcTTATATCCTCGATGGCTAACACCATTCCTGGCATATggtaggaaattaataaatgttcatgcATTGATTGGCTGCTAGACACTTATTTCTAGGCCAGAAGTCAACAAAAGGAAGTCCATTAGCAAAGGATTCGGTAATTCTGCTCTAGTGAAAACGCCTTCTGGAGGTAGGAATGCATCTTGAGAGTTATACTATACTGCTTATAAAGAAATTATAGTGATGTAATCTAATGATATAAGTAGTTTCACATAAAAAACATCCTCCTACCATAGTGCCCTTACAAATAATTGTGGGAACCAAATCTTTGGCTTCGTTACTTTTCTAGAAGGGTGGGGGGGTATTATAGATGTGAAGTGTATGCACTGTGATtccttttatttggtttttattctttttctttgttacaagggagggagTTCATTAAGAGAAAGAAAGTATCTAGAAATGATGAGCATATAAAAGCAAAGGGTATcaacaacaccttaaaaatgtCTCTGAGAT is part of the Notamacropus eugenii isolate mMacEug1 chromosome 3, mMacEug1.pri_v2, whole genome shotgun sequence genome and harbors:
- the LOC140531865 gene encoding olfactory receptor 9A4-like; amino-acid sequence: MSGNITGILELRLLGFSGSQDFRHMLFSIFFLLYMVIIFGNSVIIIMVCVNCHLHSPMYFFLSNLSAMEIFITTVVIPTMLEGLLSTQIQTMSFGACIAQLYLYLSVGTSEFVLLAAMAVDRYVAICNPLRYSLIMNHHVCLWMAITCWAFGFLFQIWPIVATYHLYFCGPNTLNHFYCERGQLLKLTCGDSRFQQFILFLMAAFILFGTMLPTIISYIYIICTILKIPSASGQKKAFSTCASHFTVVVIGYGTCLFLYVKPKQTQAAEYNKMISLMTSVVTPLLNPFIFTLRNDQVKQVLTDGLKQLSHFLKK